Within the Bacillota bacterium genome, the region GCAGGCCCTTCAAATCTGATAATTTTTCTTTCGGATTAGACAATCCGAGATAAATTCTCGATTTGAGAGGGATTTCAGGCCCAAACAAAGTGAAAATCACATGCTCGTTTAATGTGACAATCTACAGCTGATCTTTCAAAAGATACAAAGCAGATGGTTCAGTAATGTTTAAATAGCAGCTGGTAAGAATCTGCACCGACACATTATTTTCAATCGCTTTTTGGAGTTCGGGCAGCAGCAGGCGCACTCCTGATTCCATCACAAAAGAGACCACCTTTTTGATCTGGTCAGCCTGAGCTATAGATGCCCGCAGTTTGTCTATTAAATGGTTATTAAAGTTTGTGATTACGTTGTCCACACTTAATCACTCCATTTATCCCAGCCTTAGTTTTTATTTCTCTTCAATTTTAGAAAATACCTTTAAGAATATATCCGGAATTTTCCTGCAGTAAAAAGAGACCCAGCTGAGAAAGATATCTCCGCTGGGATAACATCCACACGCCGCTGGCTCCATTCATCGGCTCGGTAAACATACCAGGCACACAGTGCAATAATCATGCTGAGCTTGCCTTAACGCCAGCAAATATCTACGCCGTCTTATCAACATCCAAAGAATCCAAATGGAGTAAAAGTCGCTGCAAGGCATCCCTAAAGGACGTCTTGGTAATCTTCAACTCGCCTGTATGAGTACGGATTGCCTCCACATGGGGATACCCCTGTTCTTGCTGCAGCATTGTCAATAGGCTGCTGTGATCCCCCAACGCCACTACTTTATGAGCAACCGGTCCAAGCAGAATTCCGCTGTATGGGGACCGGTACTGTATTTCTTTGAAGTTAAACCGCTTATTTTGCTCATAATCAGTCATTAACACAAGCTGGTCTTTTTCCAGACCTAACTTTTTCGCAATACCCAGCAGTTTGTTGTTTGGAACTTGACTGGCACCAAATACTAAAATCTTATGTTTGCGGCTTTTAGTTGGAACAGGCTGAACATTTACATGAGACTCAGCCACAGCATCATCCTTATTTGTAAGCTGATTTTTCAACCTTTCAACTTCAGATTCTAGCTCGCTAATCCTTATCTGCTGTCTGGAAACAAACTCCGATATCTGGGCAAGCTGTTTAACCAGCGGTGACAGATTAGACCGGGTAAACTCATCCATACAGCAGCTTGCTAAATCGTACCACTCACTGCCTAAATCATCTATATAGTCCTCGATAAACGGTTCGAGACGATTGATTACATTGAAAGTTTCATCCTGGGGAGCTCGGTTCTCCTCCAGATAATCCCGAACATTTACCAGAAAGTCCCGAATTACAGACAGCTGATGCTCATATTCCACCTGAGTTTGATCCGGATTGATTTTATCCACATACTCAAAAAACAGTTCAGGTCTTCTTAGTAAAACTCCCATATTTAGCTTATAGAGTGTTACCGCAGAATACTGAAATACCCAGTTTGGCAGCTGCCCCTCAAACTCAAGCTCTCTTAAATGGAGTAAATCATTAGAGGCATCTTGGTAATGTTTGTACTTAAATTTCAGCTGAGCTCGCATCAGACTGGCATCAAAAAATAAGTTTGCATCTTTTTCATAAGTTAATCCTAGATCTGCTGCAGTATCCAACCGCTGCATAATCAGCTGATCATGCTCAAAATCCTGATTAAAATGTTCACTTATGCATTTTGCTGACCAGTATGCTTCCTCCCATGTCCTGACTAACGTATTATCTAAAATAAATTGTTTAAGCTGCTGCTTAAGGTTCTGATCCAGTTCTTGGTTTATGCTTTCACGGCACACAGCTGCCAAATTCATAATTCCAGCCTCCTATGCTTTAGTCACGAAAAAGCTCCTCCTCTAACTTGTGCCAAGCTTTAGGACTAAGTTTATAGAAAGAATAAAATCGATCATCATTAGTCAGCACATCATCATAGAACTCATTACAATCAAGCGCCAGCTCAACTGCCAATTCCGGAGTTTTAGTCAGCAAATAATTGTCTTTGATCTCAATTAAATAATCATGCGGAATAAAATGCTTATAAAGCCAATAAGGCTTGTACAGCTCATTGTTAATATCAATTATCCGGTCAATTGCTTCTGCCAACAGTTTTCTATTTTTATACATGTTTTTGTTAATAAACTTAAGCAGTTTATACTGTAGATTCCGTGATACCTCCGCATCTTCTGCTTCAGACTCCGTAATCGCCAATGGATAACAACTTACTTCAGCAATATTTTCCTTGTAAGAACGGTAACCTAAAAAAGCATCGGAACTCGCGGCTTGATTGATCAACTCAGAATGTCTGGTGAAATAGAGAGCAATTTGATCACAGTATCTGTTTAACAGAGGATTGCTTTTAATTTCTCTACTGAATACACCCACTCCATTTAAAGCGCTGTATAGAATCCAAACTAAGCTGTGTTCATCAGGTGCCAAATCAAATGATTCGAGATTCTTTTCTAATGCGCTATAATCACTGAAGTGAGGAGTTTTAACAAACAGCATTAATGCCCGCAGCATCGCAGATGTCTGCTGACTGCCATCTGCTTTGGCAGTTAATACATCGCTGATTCGTTTTTTATCAGTGAGAATAGCATTCTTTATAAATTCTATTCGTCGAAAATAATAGTCGCCTTGATCGAACTCTCTGCTTTTTGCTGCTAAATTGGTCAGAAAAGCATGAGCATCAAAGTACACCATCCGTTTTGTCCTAATCAGCATCTGAAGCGCCAAAAGAAACAGGCATGCTTCCTGATAAACCTCAGGTATAACAAGCTCCTTCAGTTTACTGCATGCTTGGATGTATGGCTTGTCTACGCAGGACAACACTGCATCCAGTTGATGCAGAAGACTGGCCTTGTTTTCTTGATTCAGATACTCCAAAATTCGCTGGGATCCGAATTTACCATAGGTACCTTCGAGAAATTCTTTAAATCCATCGATGTTAAAATCACTTGCTGTCCTAACAAGTTTAAATACTCCAGGATCAAGGTTAAGTGAGTAGCGGGAAACATACCCTCGGCTTTTCGCCAGAACAGCTAAGACAATCGCTTTGATACGGTTACGCTTTTCTATATCTGCAAATAGATCAGAGGTTTTTATTCCCTTTTCCGATAACTTGGCGTCTATCTTTTCCGCCAGAGCCTGCAATTCGAGTCTGATCGTTCCATCAAAAAGCTCTGGGCTGACAAAAAACAGGTCATAGGGATAGCAGATGTTCCTCATCTCAAAGTCAAGACGACGGCATTCTTCTTCGCTGCGGAAATGAATCCCCCGTACAAAACTAAAAGGAATATATCCGAACACCCACGCTTGTTTATGAACATTGGGATCGAAATCCGCTAGGCTGCCCTCCTCAATCTGATCATCAAACTTTATCAGCAGCGCCGGACATGCAGTCTGTGTCTCTTCTGAGAACTCTAGTTCAACGCAGATAGGATAGAGAGTTTCATTTGATGAGTTTAAGATCAACCCCTGATCGGCCAATGGATCAAGACCAATAAAAAACCCAGCCGGATGATAAGAGCTTTGACTAATTTCAATGTTATCAGTTCCAATTGCTCCATCGCATACCAAAGCATCAAGAGATAAGTAGGAGCGAATTGTTATGTTGTTGGTAAACAGGTAGTAATACTTCGGTCCGCTTTCTTTCGGAAGCAATTTAAGTTGAATCATTGGTGTTACCTCCACTGTATCTAAATGCTTCCCATAACTAAAATGGCAGCTCGTTAAACTCAACTACTGTGTTGTCGATGACATCAAATATCTCCGAATTCTGCTTGAGTGTTGTAAGTACAAAGGAGTCTGTTTCTCGAGTATATAAAAAAGTAAGATTCGTTTTTGCTCTGGTAATAGCCACATAAATGCGGCGTTTTTCTCGATCTTGAGCATGCTCTGAAAAAGCATCTACCTCAGGAAGAAAAACCGCATCGAACTCCAGCCCCTTAGCTGTTAGGTATGACATAATCTTAATGCCAGTTTGCTTAAAACTCAAACTGTAATCAACTTGTTCGTCACGGGTATAAATCTGAATTGGAACATCGGTTTTCCGCTGCAATCCCTGTTTGTACATTGACAGCTTCTCTTTAATATTTTTAGGAGGCAGCAGCACGCCGACATGCAGTCCACGGTTGTTCTCTGCAAAATTAGCAATCGTATCCAGCACATCATCGCGATCTTGGCATTTAATCAACCGTGGTTTGGGACCAGCTTTCTTTGTAGGTTTTGGAAACTGTTTCTTAGTTCCATAAAAAAAGAGCTCCGCTACCTTTGAAATCTGCTCAGTACTGCGGTAATTTCTCGTTAAATAATAAACTCTGCCCAGGGCATCCATAGCGTCAATCCAGTCATCCTCTGTAGAACCATGATTCGATATCTCCTGCTGAGGATCACCAAATACGGTCATCGCTTTAGCTGTTTTGTTAAGGATCCGCAGCAGCTCTACCGGGAAATCTTGAATCTCATCAAGAATAAGAAAATCTAGTTCTGGTTTGGGAGTCAGCTTTGCACTTACCTTATTCCAATCCGGGCGATAAGGTCGAACCTCGGGTACAGACTCACCTGTTTTTTCGTAGTAGTACGAATAAAACCAAGAATGCCATGTATTCACTGACTTATCCGGCAGATTCATCTCCTCTGCAGCATCCTGCATATACTGGTGCAGAGTTCTGTTGTAGACTAAAAAAGTGATCTTGCCTTCTGGGTTCTCCTTTCTCCACCTCGAAGCACGATATAGCGCTAATACCGTTTTACCAGTCCCAGGACCACCACTTATAACATAGCGACCGGAAGTGGGCAAGTTTACAATTGGCACCTGCTCATCTCTACTCAGCTCTTCCCAGGAGGGCAAATTTATCCCCACAGCTTCACCCCTATTCAAGATTTAATGATTTAGCATTCAGAGTTAATAATTAGATAAAGTCCAAAAAATTCCTGCATTTTTCTGCGATTGACCTAAATATTCTGACAATGAACCATATATAATTAAAAGATGCCTCCGTTAGGAAAGCATCTTTCAGTATTTCGTGTTCTAAACCTTAAACTGCCGCACTAAATCATTGAGATTTTGAGATAACTGACTCAGCTGATCGGTAGCCGAAGCCACTTCTTCGGACATTGCCGTCTGCTCCTGTGATGCCGCAGTTATTTCCTCAATACTGGAAGCCATCTGCTGTGCAGCACTTAAGATCTGCTCAAACTGCTGGTTTAGCTTTTGAATCACTTCATCAATTTCGAAGAAACGGCTGCCTACTGTTTGGATTACCTCAGAACCTTCCGCAACAGCACCCTCGCTGACTTGCATCAGACTGACCGCATCCTGAGAAACATTTTGAATGGAAACAAGGAGTTTCTGGATGTCACTGGTGGCTTTAGCCGACTGCTCAGCTAGTTTCCGCACTTCATCTGCCACAACGGCAAAACCTAAGCCTGCTTCACCGGCTCGAGCCGCTTCGATAGTCGCATTTAGGGCTAACAGATTAGTCTGATCAGCAAAGCTGTTGATCAGTGCTAATACGCGATTGATTTCCTGCGCTTGATCGTGGAGCGCTTTCAGGGATTCGCCTACACGCTTAGATGACTCGGCAATGTTGCTCATCTGCTCGGTGACCAGAGCCGCGCCTCTGCTCCCTTCTGCGGTCTGTCTTGCTGTATCATCTGAGCTTTGCGAAATAAGTTCAATATCAGAGACGACCTTTTGAACGGCTGCAGCTACTTCATTTAACGTTGCAGATGTCTGCTCAGCGCTGGCCGCTGATTCCTCACAGTTAGCGTTCAACTGAGAGGCAGAGGTGTTGATGTGTCCAACCGCGTCATTGACAGCGCCAATCAGCTCCCGAAGATTTCTCGTCATGGTGCGAAGGGCATCCCCAAGCTGCCCAATCTCATCATTTCCGGTTGTATCGATCTCGATAGTAAGATCACCAGCGGCAATCTGCTGGACCTGGTCCTTAAACTTAATGAGTGGATTAACTATGTACTGAGCGACCATGAATGAGATTACAACTCCAATTAGCACAGCAATGCCGGTAATGATAATGCTCTCATTCCTAAGCTTAGTTGCCGGTGCAATAATGTCAGCGGTATCAGCGGTCATAGCGATTGACCAGCCAACAACAGGGATCGGTGCATAAGCCAACCCTTTGCTCACACCATTAAAATGGTAGAATCCTAAACCTGAGTTCCCTTTCTTCATCTCCTCTGCCAAGCTGCTAAGCTCATCATGACCGATAAAAACATCCTGGTTTCCCAAGTACCGCTCATCAGGGTGAGCAACAGTGTTTCCTTCCGCATCAATGATCCAGCCATAGCCGTAGCCGCTGATCTTCATCTCCTGCACGAGTGTCTGCAGATGATCGAGCAAGAGCGTAACGCCCAGCACACCAACAATTTCACCACTTCTCTCAATGGGCTGAGCAACTACCACGGTGTTTGCACCTGAGAAGCGGCTCATCATCGGTTGAGAGTAGGTAATTCTTCCGGTTTTAACCGCTTCTTGGAAATAGTTCCGGTCGCGGATGGATACCACTTCACCAGTTGATGAGCGAGCCTGACCGTTTAAATCGGAGATGAAAATCGCTTCAATGTCATCCTCTTCAGCGATAATCTCATTAAGCAGCGGCAGCTGGTCCTGCCAGTTCATATTTCTTATCACATCATTTAAAACCAGCACCGACAGCTTATCACCTTTACCGCGAATCCACGTGTCAATAATCTGGGCATACTGCCTGGCTTCGTTAGTAGCTGCACTTGAAACCAGGTCCTCAATGTTGGTCTTTGACTGAAAATACACTACCAAGGATTGACCTAATAAAACAACCAGAATCATGATTACCACAATTAAGCAGAGACGCGTCTTTATGCTCATTTTCTCAACTGCCCCCTAAGTTGATTTCGCACCTAAATTGTTGCATAGGCAACTATTGCCTATGCAACATCTACCCATTTTGTTAAAGCTTAAGGTTTTTCAGAAACGTCTGTGCCGCGAAATGCAGCTACCAATCTGTGAGCCAGCTCAACAAAACCCTTGATAACCTGAGAATCAATGCTTTTG harbors:
- a CDS encoding AAA family ATPase — protein: MGINLPSWEELSRDEQVPIVNLPTSGRYVISGGPGTGKTVLALYRASRWRKENPEGKITFLVYNRTLHQYMQDAAEEMNLPDKSVNTWHSWFYSYYYEKTGESVPEVRPYRPDWNKVSAKLTPKPELDFLILDEIQDFPVELLRILNKTAKAMTVFGDPQQEISNHGSTEDDWIDAMDALGRVYYLTRNYRSTEQISKVAELFFYGTKKQFPKPTKKAGPKPRLIKCQDRDDVLDTIANFAENNRGLHVGVLLPPKNIKEKLSMYKQGLQRKTDVPIQIYTRDEQVDYSLSFKQTGIKIMSYLTAKGLEFDAVFLPEVDAFSEHAQDREKRRIYVAITRAKTNLTFLYTRETDSFVLTTLKQNSEIFDVIDNTVVEFNELPF
- a CDS encoding HAMP domain-containing protein; the protein is MSIKTRLCLIVVIMILVVLLGQSLVVYFQSKTNIEDLVSSAATNEARQYAQIIDTWIRGKGDKLSVLVLNDVIRNMNWQDQLPLLNEIIAEEDDIEAIFISDLNGQARSSTGEVVSIRDRNYFQEAVKTGRITYSQPMMSRFSGANTVVVAQPIERSGEIVGVLGVTLLLDHLQTLVQEMKISGYGYGWIIDAEGNTVAHPDERYLGNQDVFIGHDELSSLAEEMKKGNSGLGFYHFNGVSKGLAYAPIPVVGWSIAMTADTADIIAPATKLRNESIIITGIAVLIGVVISFMVAQYIVNPLIKFKDQVQQIAAGDLTIEIDTTGNDEIGQLGDALRTMTRNLRELIGAVNDAVGHINTSASQLNANCEESAASAEQTSATLNEVAAAVQKVVSDIELISQSSDDTARQTAEGSRGAALVTEQMSNIAESSKRVGESLKALHDQAQEINRVLALINSFADQTNLLALNATIEAARAGEAGLGFAVVADEVRKLAEQSAKATSDIQKLLVSIQNVSQDAVSLMQVSEGAVAEGSEVIQTVGSRFFEIDEVIQKLNQQFEQILSAAQQMASSIEEITAASQEQTAMSEEVASATDQLSQLSQNLNDLVRQFKV